GGGGCTGCTGCAGACCGTGGGGATCGCGCCCGCGGTCGCCGTCGATCGCCGCCTCGCCTCCTTCTGGTTCGGCGGATCGTTGCAGCCGGAAGGATGGTCGCCGCCGCCGCCCTGGGACCCTGTCGCGGGCGACTACGAGGCCGCGGACGGCTGGATCCGGCTCCACACCAACGCGCCGCGCCACCGCGATGCGGCGCTCACCGTCCTCGGCGTGCCGGCTTTGCGGGACGCCGTAGCGGACGCTGTCGCGCGCTGGCCGGCGGGGGCGCTGGAGGACGCGATCGTCGCGGCCGGCGGCTGCGCGGCAGCGATGCGCTCGGCCGACGAGTGGGCCGCCGGCGCGGCGGGCACAGCCGTCGCGGCCGAGCCGCTGATCGCCTGGCAGCGGGTCGGCGCGGGGGCCGCCGCGTTCGATCCGTCGCCCGGCCGCAAGCCGCTGCAGGGGCTCAGGGTCCTGGACATGACGCGGGTGCTCGCGGGTCCCGTCGCGACGCGCCTTCTCGCCCTGATGGGGGCGGACGTCCTGCGCATCGATCCGCCGGAGTGGGAGGAGCTCGGCGTCGTGCCCGAGGTGATGATGGGGAAACGCTCTGCCCGCGTCGACGCCCGCAGCTTGGAGGGGCGCGAGCGCATCGCCCGGCTCTTCGCGAGTTGCCACGTCTTCGTGCATGGCTACCGGCCGGGGGCGCTGGAGGACCTCGGCTTCGGCGGAAGCCTCAGGCGCTCGCTCAACCCCACTGCCATCGAGGTGACGCTCGACGCCTACGGCTGGACGGGTCCGTGGCGCGGCCGCCGCGGCTTCGACAGTCTGGTGCAGATGAGCACGGGGATCGCCGAAGCCGGGATGCGCCGGTTCGGCAAGGCGCGTCCGACGCCGCTTCCTGTCCAGGCGCTCGACCATGCCACGGGCTACCTGATGGCGGCGGCCGCCCTGTCCGCCCTGACGCGGCAGCGGACGAGCGGTGAGACGATGCAGGCCCGCCTGTCGCTCGCCCGGACCGCGGCGCTCCTCATGGGGTATCTCTCGTGCGAGGAGGCCGCGATGGCGCCCGAAACGCCGGCCGATAGCGACGCCAGAACCGAGGCGACCTTCTGGGGGCCGGCCGCGCGGATCGCAGCGCCGCTCACCGTCGACCTGTGGCCGGAGCGCCCCGCGGCGCCATTGGAATCGGACGATGCGGAATGGGAGGCGCGCGAAGGAAGCCACGGAAGCGGCAAACGGAGCGCCTCCATCCCGATGGTCGATCACCCTGTATAATGATGGACGCAGCCGTCCCATCATCTGCTCGAAAGAGGCGTGCTCATGGACCCAAGCGGATGGCACTCTTATCCGCGAGAAATCGAAAGGATGTTGGTCGATATTGCGGTCACCTAACTTCTTGTCGACCTCGACGGTGCAGGGCGGTCGATCTAACCGCTCTGGGAGATGAGATTGAGGACTGATTGCGTGGAGCTTGGTGCTGTTACTTCTGACAAGGGAGCTGCGGAGAGGCGACCTCCTACGATGGTGCGTGTCCTCGTCTATACGGCAGCGGCAGACGCGGACGGGACGCTCGGTGGCCTGGAGCGTGAAGGCCGGTCCGAACGCATCCGCGCGACGATCCTTGCCGCAGTCCGGTCGATGCGCTGGTGTTCGTCGGACCCGCTGTGCATCACCGACATCTCGACGCCGACCGACTCCGCCAACGGCGCGGCTTGCCACTCCTCCCTGATGGGCCGGAGACGTCACGCAAGAGCTTC
The sequence above is drawn from the Acuticoccus sediminis genome and encodes:
- a CDS encoding CoA transferase, whose product is MSTPAADMLGQILDGLAAPTPRDVSIHGTGSLPAAFAVSDLAGASIAAAGAALAGLLQTVGIAPAVAVDRRLASFWFGGSLQPEGWSPPPPWDPVAGDYEAADGWIRLHTNAPRHRDAALTVLGVPALRDAVADAVARWPAGALEDAIVAAGGCAAAMRSADEWAAGAAGTAVAAEPLIAWQRVGAGAAAFDPSPGRKPLQGLRVLDMTRVLAGPVATRLLALMGADVLRIDPPEWEELGVVPEVMMGKRSARVDARSLEGRERIARLFASCHVFVHGYRPGALEDLGFGGSLRRSLNPTAIEVTLDAYGWTGPWRGRRGFDSLVQMSTGIAEAGMRRFGKARPTPLPVQALDHATGYLMAAAALSALTRQRTSGETMQARLSLARTAALLMGYLSCEEAAMAPETPADSDARTEATFWGPAARIAAPLTVDLWPERPAAPLESDDAEWEAREGSHGSGKRSASIPMVDHPV